The following are encoded in a window of Chionomys nivalis chromosome X, mChiNiv1.1, whole genome shotgun sequence genomic DNA:
- the Kantr gene encoding KDM5C adjacent transcript, producing the protein MSPFSLLILVICAFSLFFLINLSRGLSILLVFTKNQLLALLLLSIVSLFSISLISALIFFDLLPSTFFGFILLLFF; encoded by the coding sequence ATGTCGCCTTTTTCATTGCTAATACTGGTCATTTGTGccttctccctttttttcctGATCAATCTCAGCAgaggtttgtctattttattagtctttacaaagaaccaacttttggCTTTGTTGCTCCTCTCTATTGTGTCTTtgttctctatttctttaatctctgcacttaTCTTCTTTGACCTCCTTCCTTCCACATTTTTTGGATTTATtctattgttgtttttctga